From one Rhineura floridana isolate rRhiFlo1 chromosome 4, rRhiFlo1.hap2, whole genome shotgun sequence genomic stretch:
- the LOC133382930 gene encoding uncharacterized protein LOC133382930, with amino-acid sequence MDQRAFHAAHPSCSPDPFDLARGRCTDEASYAEELTFTDHVEGDDWSDYSDHEEDTSYRLFNTSDYQPLARRVLHTLGLQTAPSTSSAPTLKGAKVLKSPAPTEHYIPVPDPIAKLASEEWAHPLKARRFKNMADRLYALAPDFATKLDVPGIDEPIARLVSRSILPREGESHLKDTTERRIDFALRKNHEATALAMRASASASIFSRASMMWLDDLLEDDNPDPVAFKRALLKLRKTAAFVADATLDATQLGARAMTTQIVARRTLWLRHWQADSAARLNLSKAPYSGSLLFGEEALKAVLVDPKDAHKPVLATIKNIDHRPLRQFPSFRSNQPFRGTRPGGRGRDFRPYDSNAFRGSWNRRPQGRDLRLAGQLRQKPSPTNPTPTTSWGNVGHPAGNGLPVSRLHHCHHKHRKVPDATNIRRRHASRQSARDVYLHNPHCTLGSSSHSAPSVDSVAFSKRHCQLQPSQSSFEPRSAPLLPLVDQGSTPLQGHVVQRTPQNRRDHRRQPHRLGSPLQLPVCSGGLAQRRASSKHQLAGTKGCPLGSMSFSVSVPFASCAHSNRQHVCKITFEQTRGHQVSSSAGLSLPHLCLGRTTSTIPESRAPQRDFECDSRLAQQTTGLPGRMETSSSHFPSSPVSVRRPLSRPFCFQSQLPASQVLCPIPGLNSRSSGCSDNTVARRSIVRLSSHTIVSQNLEEGANRKGTAGSDSTILATPSVVLRSSGNVNDGPLDTSSNARPLIPGSSTAPGPYLAQSNSVAFERRHLRSAGLSDAVIDIILASRRPSTTRIYQHTWVAFSKWCQSHHHDPSQANVHQVLQFLHSGFMTGLRPNTLRRHASTLSSILSVSSPGDHISSHPFIKRFLRGVALRSPAVVHRFPSWSLPKVLQALQRPPFEPIRTVPLRILSFKVLFLIAITSARCVSELGALSSARHLCVFHKDSVVLKTDPSFRPKVDSVFHCNQDIVLPSFCPNPTHPLEKAWHSLDVRRALKTYLSRTQEIRRTESLFVSFHPGSMGHKVSNPTLSRWLRACITLAYESLKLPVPASITAHSTRSAATSAAFATNAPVADICRAAVWSSPHSFIRHYKIDRYASADASFGRRVLQQVLNED; translated from the exons atggaccaacgtgcgttccatgctgctcatccttcctgctcgccagatcccttcgatttagccagaggcagatgtacggacgaagcctcgtatgcggaggagttaactttcactgaccatgttgaaggagacgactggagcgactattcagatcatgaggaggatacatcgtatcgcttgttcaatacctcagattaccaaccgctcgcacgtagggtacttcatacccttggtctccagactgcgccctcaacttcgtccgctccaactctcaaaggggccaaggtcctcaaatcccctgcacctactgaacactacatcccggtgccggacccaattgccaaattagcttccgaagaatgggcccacccgctcaaagctcgacgcttcaagaacatggctgacagactttacgccctagccccagacttcgccaccaagttagatgtccctggcatagatgaaccgatcgctcgcctcgtttcacgatctatcttgcccagggaaggggaatcccacctaaaagatactactgaacgtcgaatagacttcgccctccgcaagaaccacgaggccactgccctagccatgcgtgcctctgcctcagcctccatcttctccagagcatctatgatgtggctggatgaccttctagaggatgataaccctgatcctgtcgccttcaaaagagcactattgaaattacgtaagacagcagcctttgtggccgatgccactttggatgccacccaattaggggcacgagccatgacgactcaaatagtcgctcgtcgcaccctctggcttcgccactggcaagctgattcagcggctagattgaacctgtccaaggctccttactccggatctctactcttcggtgaggaagctctaaaggcagttctggttgatccaaaagacgcccacaaaccggttctagccacaatcaagaacatcgaccacaggcccctcaggcaatttccctcctttcgttctaaccagccctttcgaggaacgcgaccaggaggacgaggccgcgatttcagaccctatgattccaacgcattcaggggctcctggaaccgacgcccccagggcagag acctacggctggctggtcaacttcgacaaaagccatctccaaccaacccaacgcctactacatcttggggcaatgttggacaccctgcaggcaatggtcttcctgtctccagattgcatcactgccatcacaagcatcgcaaggtccctgatgcaacaaacatccgcagacgtcatgcttctcgccagagcgctcgggatgtttatctccacaatccacattgtaccctgggctcgagctcacactcggccccttcagtggactctgttgccttttcaaaaagacattgccagctccaaccatcgcaaagttcgtttgagccccgctctgcgcctctccttccgctggtggaccaaggttcaacacctctccaagggcacgtcgttcagagaaccccgcagaaccgtcgtgaccacagacgccagcctcataggttggggagcccactgcaactcccagtatgttcagggggtttggcccaacgcagagcgagctcgaagcatcaactggctggaactaaaggctgtccacttggctctatgtcattttcagtctctgttccctttgcatcatgtgctcattcgaacagacaacacgtgtgtaaaatcacatttgaacagacaagggggcaccaggtctcgtcctctgcaggacttagcctccctcatctttgtctgggcagaacaacatctacaatccctgaaagcagagcacctcaaagggattttgaatgtgacagcagactggctcagcagacaacaggtcttcccgggagaatggaaacttcatccagccattttccatcgtctccagtgtcggttcggcgccctctcagtcgacctttttgcttccagtcacaattgccagcttcccaggtactttgcccgatacctggactcaacagcagaagcagtggatgctctgacaacaccgtggccagacggtctattgtacgcctttcctcccataccattgttagccaaaaccttgaggaaggcgcgaaccgaaagggcacagctggttctgatagcaccattttggccacgccgtccgtggttctcagatcttctggcaatgtcaatgatggacccttggacacttccagtaacgccagacctcttatcccagggtccagtactgcaccaggaccctacttggctcaatctaacagcgtggcgtttgaacggagacacttgaggtcagctggactgtctgacgctgtgattgatattattttggcctcgagaagaccatctaccactcgcatttatcaacatacctgggtggctttctccaagtggtgtcagtcccaccaccacgacccatcccaggccaatgtgcaccaggtgctccaatttctccatagtggctttatgacgggacttcgacccaacactctacgtcgacatgcgtctactctgtcatccattctctcagtgtcctctcctggagatcatatttcctcacatccgttcatcaaacgttttttgaggggagtcgccctacgctctccggctgttgtccatcggttcccctcatggagtttgccgaaagttctgcaggctttgcaacgccctccgtttgaacccatcagaactgtgcccctacgtattctgtccttcaaggtcctgtttctgattgcaatcacatctgccagatgcgtttcggagttgggcgcattgtcttccgctagacacctctgcgtcttccataaggactctgttgtgctgaagactgacccttcctttcgtcccaaggtcgattcagtttttcattgcaaccaggacattgttttgccttccttttgcccgaatcctacccatcctctcgagaaggcttggcattcgttggatgtccggagggctctcaagacctacctgtctaggacccaagagattcgacgaacggagtctctgtttgtatcctttcatccagggtctatggggcataaagtatccaatcctaccttatcccgttggttaagggcatgcattaccttagcatatgagtccctgaagctgccagttcctgctagtataacagctcattctactaggtcagctgccacttcggctgcttttgctactaatgctcctgttgccgatatttgtagggccgcagtctggtcttccccacactcatttataagacattataaaattgatcgttatgcctctgctgatgcttcttttggcagacgagtgttgcaacaggttcttaatgaggattaa